One genomic segment of Podarcis raffonei isolate rPodRaf1 chromosome 7, rPodRaf1.pri, whole genome shotgun sequence includes these proteins:
- the BHLHE22 gene encoding class E basic helix-loop-helix protein 22, with protein MERALNLPTDEDIFHKSYSASAKRMESAFRSPPGLELVAHQAPPPREPRQAPPSPLGCYEPGDSEVLLREGAGAGALVAGDPLGGSVCVKYGPGPTTSRSSVAESSGGEQSPDDDSDGRCELLLRGPGGGSGAGVVVGAGGALLKAPEGGACSNSHHGPGGGGGKKSKEQKALRLNINARERRRMHDLNDALDELRAVIPYAHSPSVRKLSKIATLLLAKNYILMQAQALDEMRRLVAYLNQGQAISAASLPSSAAAAAAAAAALHPALGAYEQAAAGYPFSAGLPPATSCPEKCALFNSVSSSLCKQCTEKP; from the coding sequence ATGGAGCGGGCTCTCAACCTGCCCACTGATGAGGACATATTCCACAAGAGTTACAGCGCGTCGGCCAAGAGGATGGAGTCCGCCTTTCGCTCGCCGCCGGGGCTCGAGCTGGTCGCCCACcaggcgccgccgccgcgcgaGCCCCGCCAGGCGCCGCCGTCTCCCCTCGGCTGCTACGAGCCGGGCGACTCCGAGGTGCTGCTGAGGGAAGGCGCGGGGGCCGGCGCGCTGGTGGCCGGCGACCCTCTGGGCGGCTCGGTGTGCGTCAAGTATGGGCCGGGCCCGACGACGAGCCGCAGCTCGGTGGCCGAGAGCAGCGGCGGCGAGCAGAGCCCCGACGACGACAGCGACGGGCGCTGCGAGCTGCTGCTGCGGGGCCCCGGCGGAGGCAGCGGCGCCGGCGTGGTGGTGGGCGCGGGGGGCGCCCTGCTGAAGGCGCCCGAGGGCGGCGCCTGCTCCAACAGCCACCACGgcccgggcggcggcggcggcaagaaGTCCAAGGAGCAGAAGGCGCTGCGCCTCAACATCAACGCCCGCGAGCGGCGGCGCATGCACGACCTGAACGACGCGCTCGACGAGCTGCGGGCCGTCATCCCGTACGCGCACAGCCCCTCGGTGAGGAAGCTCTCCAAGATCGCCACGCTGCTGCTGGCCAAGAACTACATCCTCATGCAGGCGCAGGCCCTCGACGAGATGCGCCGCCTCGTCGCCtatctcaaccagggccaggccATCTCGGCCGCTTCGCTGCCCAGCTCGGCGGCGGCTGCGGCTGCTGCGGCGGCCGCCTTGCACCCGGCGCTCGGGGCCTACGAGCAGGCGGCGGCGGGCTACCCTTTCAGCGCCGGCCTGCCGCCCGCCACCTCGTGCCCGGAGAAATGTGCCCTTTTCAACAGCGTCTCGTCCAGTCTCTGCAAACAGTGCACGGAGAAGCCTTAA